In one Desulfomicrobium escambiense DSM 10707 genomic region, the following are encoded:
- the qmoC gene encoding quinone-interacting membrane-bound oxidoreductase complex subunit QmoC produces MSKTVKIEPNLQFVKELQEVGGADLKKCYQCATCSVTCPMSPADNPYPRKEMVWAQWGLKDKLVNDIDIWLCHNCGNCSELCPRGAKPGDLMSALRNMAYRKLVAPTIIGTWMSSPKHLPILAGIPAALFAIIWMIRAAMLGTFFPLTEDGKIVYGNLFPGDFTIDPVFVLLFLCVCLCFGMGIKNMIDGFKATVGQTFVIGYKKPSLKDAIIDTVKYDILQHSRFKNCVDSPADEERVKGHQILFYGFVACAIVTTIVAVSHWGGKVVHFIAPLGHTPMPLWSPVKILANVGAVLLVTGLTLLTRRRLNADTSKSRSNYYDWYLLGVIWVVTLTGIGSEVFRLAGVAPLAFFTYYVHLVSIFMLIGYLPWSKLGHLVYRTTALIYARYVGRLPIGEKLIEDDKIFVI; encoded by the coding sequence ATGTCCAAAACAGTGAAAATCGAGCCTAATCTGCAGTTCGTCAAGGAACTGCAGGAGGTGGGTGGTGCGGACCTCAAGAAGTGCTACCAATGCGCGACCTGCTCTGTCACATGCCCCATGTCTCCCGCCGACAACCCGTATCCTCGCAAGGAAATGGTCTGGGCGCAGTGGGGTCTCAAGGACAAGCTCGTCAACGACATCGACATCTGGCTGTGCCACAACTGCGGCAACTGCTCCGAGCTGTGCCCCCGCGGCGCCAAGCCGGGCGATCTCATGTCGGCCCTGCGCAACATGGCGTACCGCAAGCTCGTCGCACCGACCATCATCGGCACTTGGATGAGTTCGCCCAAGCACCTGCCCATCCTGGCAGGCATCCCGGCCGCCCTCTTCGCCATCATCTGGATGATCCGGGCCGCCATGCTCGGGACATTCTTCCCGCTGACCGAAGACGGCAAGATCGTCTACGGGAACCTCTTCCCCGGTGACTTCACCATCGACCCGGTGTTCGTGCTGCTGTTCCTGTGCGTGTGTCTGTGCTTCGGCATGGGCATCAAGAACATGATCGACGGCTTCAAGGCCACGGTGGGACAGACCTTCGTCATCGGCTACAAGAAGCCGAGCCTGAAGGACGCCATCATCGATACCGTCAAGTACGACATCCTGCAGCACTCCAGGTTCAAGAACTGCGTGGACAGCCCAGCCGATGAAGAGCGCGTCAAGGGTCACCAGATCCTGTTTTACGGTTTCGTGGCGTGCGCCATCGTCACCACCATCGTGGCGGTGAGCCACTGGGGCGGCAAGGTCGTGCACTTCATCGCGCCTCTCGGGCATACGCCCATGCCCCTGTGGAGCCCGGTCAAGATCCTGGCCAACGTGGGCGCCGTCCTGCTGGTGACCGGCCTGACCCTGCTGACCCGTCGCCGCCTCAACGCGGACACCTCGAAATCCCGGTCGAACTACTATGACTGGTATCTGCTCGGCGTGATCTGGGTCGTGACCCTGACCGGCATCGGTTCGGAAGTGTTCCGACTGGCTGGCGTGGCCCCCCTGGCCTTCTTCACCTACTACGTGCACCTGGTCAGCATCTTCATGCTTATCGGGTACCTGCCCTGGTCCAAGCTGGGGCATCTGGTGTACCGTACCACGGCGCTCATTTACGCCCGGTACGTAGGTCGTTTGCCCATCGGCGAAAAGCTCATCGAAGACGATAAAATCTTTGTTATTTAA
- a CDS encoding branched-chain amino acid ABC transporter permease: MEEFFQQLTNGLAVGGIYALIALGYTMVYGVMKLINFAHGDLFTIGAYLGLTLLVSLGLFDKIGPLPAVILLAVMVMILVAIIGAILERVAYKPLRHSPRLSAVVSALGASIFFQNAIMAIYSPKFLVYPHDILPKAAINILGLDIPVMRIILFLTSLLLMLALYFFIQKTKIGTAIRAAAIDQGAAKLMGINVDRVIMLVFCIGPALGGAAGLMVGLYYGQINFSMGWMYGLKAFTAAILGGIGNIPGAMVGGLLLGVIEALGAAYISIAWKDAIAFCVLILILIVRPTGLLGERVAEKV; encoded by the coding sequence ATGGAAGAATTTTTTCAGCAGCTGACCAACGGTCTGGCGGTCGGAGGCATCTACGCCCTCATCGCCCTGGGCTACACCATGGTCTACGGGGTCATGAAGCTCATCAACTTCGCCCACGGAGACCTTTTCACCATTGGCGCCTATCTCGGCCTGACCCTGCTGGTGTCCCTCGGCCTCTTCGACAAGATCGGGCCGCTCCCGGCGGTGATCCTGCTGGCCGTCATGGTCATGATCCTGGTGGCCATCATCGGCGCGATCCTCGAGCGGGTGGCCTACAAACCCCTACGGCATTCGCCGCGGCTGTCGGCCGTGGTCTCGGCCCTGGGCGCGTCCATCTTCTTTCAAAACGCGATCATGGCCATCTACAGCCCCAAATTTCTGGTCTACCCCCACGACATCCTGCCCAAGGCCGCCATCAACATCCTGGGCCTGGACATCCCGGTCATGCGCATCATCCTGTTCCTGACGTCCCTGCTGCTCATGCTGGCCCTCTACTTCTTCATCCAGAAGACCAAGATCGGCACGGCCATCCGCGCCGCGGCCATCGACCAGGGCGCGGCCAAGCTCATGGGCATCAATGTGGACCGCGTGATCATGCTCGTCTTCTGCATCGGCCCCGCCCTGGGCGGCGCGGCCGGTCTCATGGTCGGGCTCTACTACGGACAGATCAACTTCAGCATGGGCTGGATGTACGGCCTCAAGGCCTTCACCGCCGCCATCCTCGGCGGCATCGGCAACATCCCCGGAGCCATGGTCGGCGGGCTGCTGCTGGGCGTCATCGAAGCCCTGGGCGCGGCCTACATCTCCATCGCCTGGAAGGACGCAATCGCCTTCTGCGTCCTGATCCTCATCCTCATCGTCAGGCCAACGGGCCTGCTTGGAGAAAGGGTGGCTGAAAAAGTATGA
- the pruA gene encoding L-glutamate gamma-semialdehyde dehydrogenase, which produces MDSSALDKKIRDRGREFFASISGEAPSIFNKGWWTGKVMDWSMKNENFKVQLFRFVDVLPYLNTSDSLTRHIDEYFAGDDQDVPKVLKWGAGAMGSGLGGKLAAGLMAKTIRSNIEGMAKQFIIGENTSDAMKNLKKIRKDGFAFTVDILGEATVSEIESEAYLNEYLELLAALKKEHSSWPALGVGELDWGHAPKVNISVKPTALFSQASPKDFEGSVRGIQERLAAILRKVKEMNGFMRIDMEQYKFKDITLEVYRRLRSSEEFRDYPHLGIVLQAYLKDTDRDLADLLAWARAQKLPISVRLVKGAYWDYETVIAKQNGWDIPVWTVKAESDAAYERQARVILENHDICHFGCASHNIRTISAIMETARELNVPEERYEFQVLYGMAEPVRKGLLNVAKRVRLYAPYGDLLPGMAYLVRRLLENTANESFLRQSFAEEAEVDRLLENPVQTAEREKACRAPKAEAEAKGLPRFENEPFADFTRESVRKAFIDAVTQVRSQLGREYPLVIGGKEVRTADTLPSVNPANPSEVIGTICQASTKEIDLAIEAAKKAAPAWKALSPEERASFLHKAADVARKDIFTLSAWQTLEVGKQYDQAQADVAEAIDFLEYYAREMIRLGKPQRMGRAPGEMSQLIYQPKGIAAVIAPWNFPLAISCGMSAAAIVTGNPVLYKPAGPSSVVGFTLSEIFRKAGLPDGVFNYVPGRGSVMGDYLVEHPDISLIAFTGSMEVGHRIINKASVVHPGQKQIKKVIAELGGKNAIIIDDDADLDEAIREVLHSAFAFQGQKCSACSRVIVVEPIYAKFIERLVEGARSLAIGPAEDPTYFMGPVVDDKAQANVLKYIEIAKSEGKLLVSSSAPSNGYYVPLTIVEDITPEHRIAQEEVFGPVLSIMKAKNFDQALEWANSTRYSLTGSVFSRSPRHLERARAEFNVGNLYLNRGSTGALVERHPFGGFNMSGIGSKAGGPDYLLQFMDPRVVCENTMRRGFAPIEADDDWII; this is translated from the coding sequence ATGGACAGTTCAGCTTTGGACAAAAAGATCCGCGACCGCGGCAGGGAGTTCTTCGCCAGCATTTCCGGCGAGGCGCCTTCCATCTTCAACAAGGGCTGGTGGACCGGCAAGGTCATGGACTGGTCCATGAAGAACGAAAACTTCAAGGTTCAGCTTTTCCGCTTCGTCGACGTCCTGCCCTATCTGAACACCTCCGACTCCCTGACCCGCCACATCGACGAGTACTTCGCCGGCGACGACCAGGACGTGCCCAAGGTCCTCAAATGGGGAGCGGGCGCCATGGGCTCGGGCCTGGGCGGAAAGCTGGCCGCCGGCCTCATGGCCAAGACAATCCGCTCCAACATCGAGGGCATGGCCAAGCAGTTCATCATCGGCGAGAACACCTCCGACGCCATGAAGAACCTGAAGAAGATCCGCAAGGACGGCTTCGCCTTCACCGTGGACATCCTGGGTGAGGCCACGGTCAGCGAGATCGAGTCCGAAGCCTACCTGAACGAATATCTGGAACTCCTGGCCGCCCTGAAGAAGGAGCACTCATCCTGGCCCGCCCTGGGCGTGGGCGAACTGGACTGGGGACACGCCCCCAAGGTCAACATCTCGGTCAAGCCCACGGCCCTCTTCTCCCAGGCCTCGCCCAAGGATTTCGAAGGGTCCGTGCGCGGGATCCAGGAACGCCTGGCCGCCATCCTGCGCAAGGTGAAGGAGATGAACGGCTTCATGCGCATCGACATGGAGCAGTACAAGTTCAAGGACATCACCCTTGAGGTGTACCGCCGCCTGCGTTCGAGCGAGGAGTTCCGCGACTACCCACACCTGGGCATCGTCCTGCAGGCCTACCTCAAGGACACGGACCGCGACCTGGCCGACCTCCTGGCCTGGGCCAGGGCCCAGAAGCTCCCCATTTCCGTGCGCCTGGTCAAGGGCGCCTACTGGGACTACGAAACCGTCATCGCCAAGCAGAACGGCTGGGACATCCCGGTCTGGACCGTCAAGGCCGAGAGCGACGCGGCCTACGAGCGCCAGGCCAGGGTCATCCTGGAGAACCACGACATCTGCCACTTCGGCTGCGCCTCCCACAACATCCGCACCATCTCCGCGATCATGGAAACGGCCAGGGAGCTGAACGTGCCCGAGGAGCGCTATGAATTCCAGGTGCTCTACGGCATGGCCGAACCCGTGCGCAAAGGCCTGCTGAACGTGGCCAAGCGCGTGCGCCTCTACGCCCCCTACGGCGACCTGCTGCCCGGCATGGCCTATCTGGTGCGCCGCCTGCTGGAGAACACGGCCAACGAGTCCTTCCTGCGCCAGTCCTTCGCCGAGGAGGCCGAGGTCGACCGCCTGCTGGAAAACCCGGTCCAGACGGCCGAACGCGAAAAGGCCTGCCGCGCCCCCAAGGCGGAAGCCGAGGCCAAGGGCCTGCCCCGCTTCGAGAACGAGCCCTTCGCCGACTTCACCAGGGAGTCCGTGCGCAAGGCCTTCATCGACGCCGTGACCCAGGTCCGCTCACAGCTCGGCCGCGAGTACCCGCTGGTCATCGGCGGCAAGGAAGTGCGCACCGCCGACACCCTGCCCTCGGTCAACCCGGCCAATCCGAGCGAAGTCATCGGCACCATCTGCCAGGCGTCCACCAAGGAGATCGACTTGGCCATCGAGGCCGCCAAGAAGGCCGCCCCGGCCTGGAAGGCCCTGTCCCCCGAGGAACGCGCAAGCTTCCTGCACAAGGCCGCCGACGTCGCCCGCAAGGACATCTTCACCCTGTCGGCCTGGCAGACCCTCGAGGTCGGCAAGCAGTACGACCAGGCCCAGGCCGACGTGGCCGAGGCCATCGACTTCCTCGAATACTACGCCCGCGAAATGATCCGCCTCGGCAAACCCCAGCGCATGGGCCGCGCCCCGGGCGAGATGAGCCAGCTCATCTACCAGCCCAAAGGCATCGCGGCCGTCATCGCGCCCTGGAACTTCCCCCTGGCCATCAGCTGCGGCATGAGCGCGGCGGCCATCGTGACCGGCAACCCGGTGCTGTACAAGCCCGCCGGCCCTTCCTCGGTGGTCGGCTTCACGCTGTCCGAGATCTTCCGCAAGGCCGGCCTGCCCGACGGCGTGTTCAACTACGTGCCGGGCCGCGGCTCGGTCATGGGCGACTACCTCGTCGAGCACCCCGACATCTCCCTGATCGCCTTCACCGGCTCCATGGAGGTCGGGCACCGCATCATCAACAAGGCCTCGGTGGTCCACCCCGGCCAGAAGCAGATCAAGAAGGTCATCGCCGAACTGGGCGGCAAGAACGCCATCATCATCGACGATGACGCCGACTTGGACGAGGCCATCAGGGAAGTGCTCCACTCCGCCTTCGCCTTCCAGGGCCAGAAGTGCTCGGCCTGCTCGCGCGTCATCGTGGTCGAGCCCATCTACGCCAAGTTCATCGAACGGCTGGTGGAGGGCGCCCGCTCCCTGGCCATCGGGCCCGCCGAGGACCCGACCTACTTCATGGGCCCGGTGGTCGACGACAAGGCCCAGGCCAACGTGCTCAAATACATCGAGATCGCCAAGAGCGAGGGCAAGCTCCTGGTTTCCAGCTCCGCGCCGTCGAACGGCTACTACGTGCCCCTGACCATCGTCGAGGACATCACGCCCGAGCACCGCATCGCCCAGGAGGAGGTCTTCGGCCCGGTCCTCTCGATCATGAAGGCCAAGAACTTCGACCAGGCCCTCGAGTGGGCCAACTCCACCCGCTACTCCCTGACCGGCTCCGTCTTCTCGCGCAGCCCCAGGCATCTTGAGCGCGCCCGTGCCGAGTTCAACGTCGGCAACCTGTACCTGAACCGCGGCTCCACCGGCGCCCTGGTCGAACGCCACCCCTTCGGCGGCTTCAACATGTCCGGCATCGGCTCCAAGGCCGGCGGCCCCGACTACCTGCTGCAGTTCATGGACCCCCGCGTGGTCTGCGAAAACACCATGCGCCGCGGCTTCGCCCCCATCGAGGCCGACGACGACTGGATCATCTGA
- a CDS encoding EVE domain-containing protein, with the protein MKYWLMKTEPGCFSIDDLAALPGGTTSWDGVRNYQARNFMRDGMSVGDLILFYHSVTNPSVAGVARVAREAYPDHTAWNPEDRHFDPKSTPDKPLWFMVDVQFVEKFASPVPLAALRGVKGLERMELLKKGSRLSVMPVAPEEFEIVCRLGRE; encoded by the coding sequence ATGAAATACTGGCTCATGAAGACGGAACCGGGGTGCTTTTCCATCGACGATCTAGCGGCCCTGCCCGGCGGCACCACAAGCTGGGACGGGGTGCGCAACTACCAGGCGCGCAACTTCATGCGCGACGGCATGAGCGTGGGGGATCTGATCCTGTTTTACCACAGCGTGACGAACCCTTCGGTGGCCGGCGTCGCCAGGGTGGCCAGGGAGGCGTATCCGGACCACACGGCCTGGAATCCCGAGGACAGACACTTCGATCCCAAGTCCACGCCCGATAAGCCCCTCTGGTTCATGGTCGATGTGCAGTTCGTGGAGAAGTTTGCGAGCCCTGTCCCTCTGGCCGCGTTGCGCGGGGTCAAGGGCCTGGAGCGGATGGAGCTGCTGAAGAAGGGCTCGCGGCTGTCGGTCATGCCGGTCGCGCCGGAGGAGTTCGAGATCGTCTGCCGCCTGGGCAGGGAGTGA
- a CDS encoding ABC transporter ATP-binding protein has translation MLLKIENLRVNYGNVEALHGINLEVNEGEIVTILGANGAGKSTTLNAISGLVQITGGGIFFQDTALHKLPAHEIVKLKITQSPEGRRVFTTLTVQENLMLGAFTSVNTERIQKSLKWIYTLFPRLEERRRQLAGTLSGGEQQMLAIGRALMANPKILLLDEPSLGLAPILVKSIFDTVREINKSGVTVILVEQNAKAALKLADRGYVMEVGNIVLADSAANLLQNEQVQKAYLGGGH, from the coding sequence ATGCTGCTCAAAATCGAAAATCTGCGCGTCAACTACGGCAATGTCGAAGCCCTGCACGGCATCAACCTCGAAGTGAACGAGGGCGAGATCGTGACCATCCTCGGCGCCAACGGGGCCGGAAAGTCCACCACCCTGAACGCCATCAGCGGCCTGGTGCAGATCACCGGCGGTGGGATCTTCTTCCAGGACACAGCCCTGCACAAGCTCCCGGCCCACGAGATCGTCAAGCTCAAGATCACCCAGAGCCCCGAAGGCCGGCGCGTCTTCACGACCCTGACGGTGCAGGAGAACCTCATGCTCGGGGCTTTCACCTCGGTCAACACCGAGCGCATCCAGAAGAGCCTGAAGTGGATCTACACCCTCTTCCCGCGCCTGGAGGAACGCCGCAGACAGCTGGCCGGCACCCTGAGCGGCGGCGAACAGCAGATGCTGGCCATCGGCCGGGCGCTCATGGCCAACCCCAAGATCCTGCTCCTGGACGAACCGAGTCTGGGTCTGGCGCCCATCCTGGTCAAGTCCATCTTCGACACGGTCAGGGAGATCAACAAATCCGGCGTGACGGTCATCCTCGTGGAGCAGAACGCCAAGGCCGCCCTCAAGCTCGCCGACCGCGGCTACGTCATGGAAGTGGGCAACATCGTGCTGGCCGACTCCGCCGCCAACCTGCTCCAGAACGAACAGGTCCAGAAGGCCTACCTGGGCGGCGGTCACTAG
- a CDS encoding branched-chain amino acid ABC transporter permease has protein sequence MKSSKILYLVFAAAMATCPFFLNAYWTDVFNNVGLYAILALSLNVILGHCGLFHMGHAAFYAIGAYTAAILNTTYGVPVLWLMPLAGVMAGLFALVVARPIIHLRGDYLLIVTIGIVEIVRIALINNVFDITGGANGIFGISRPSVFGFKISKPDHFFYLIWGFAALTIFLLMRLEHSRFGRALLYIKEDEVAAGGSGINVAHHKLVAFIIGAVWAGMCGTIYAAKMTIIAPESFSFAESVILFTIVILGGSGSIPGVILGSFLLVGLPEVFRGLAEYRMLVFGAAMVLMMIFRNQGLLPPGPKRYDIAAKLHAGGAQ, from the coding sequence ATGAAATCGAGCAAAATCCTCTATCTCGTCTTCGCCGCGGCCATGGCCACGTGCCCGTTCTTCCTCAACGCCTACTGGACGGACGTCTTCAACAACGTCGGCCTGTACGCCATCCTGGCCCTGAGCCTCAACGTCATCCTCGGCCACTGCGGGCTCTTCCACATGGGACACGCCGCGTTCTACGCCATCGGCGCGTACACCGCGGCCATCCTGAACACCACGTACGGCGTCCCCGTGCTCTGGCTCATGCCCCTGGCCGGCGTCATGGCGGGGCTGTTCGCGCTGGTCGTGGCCCGGCCCATCATCCATCTGCGCGGCGACTACCTGCTCATCGTGACCATCGGCATCGTCGAGATCGTGCGCATCGCCCTCATCAACAACGTCTTCGACATCACCGGCGGCGCCAACGGCATCTTCGGCATCAGCCGCCCTTCGGTCTTCGGCTTCAAGATTTCCAAGCCCGACCACTTCTTCTACCTCATCTGGGGGTTCGCCGCCCTGACCATCTTCCTGCTCATGCGTCTGGAGCACTCGCGCTTCGGCCGGGCGCTCCTGTACATCAAGGAGGACGAGGTGGCGGCCGGCGGCAGCGGCATCAACGTGGCCCACCACAAGCTCGTGGCCTTCATCATCGGCGCGGTCTGGGCCGGCATGTGCGGCACCATCTACGCGGCCAAGATGACCATCATCGCGCCGGAGTCCTTCTCCTTCGCCGAGTCGGTCATCCTCTTCACCATCGTCATCCTGGGCGGCTCGGGCAGCATCCCCGGCGTCATCCTCGGGTCCTTCCTGCTCGTCGGGCTGCCCGAAGTCTTCCGCGGCCTGGCCGAATATCGCATGCTCGTCTTCGGCGCGGCCATGGTCCTGATGATGATCTTCCGCAACCAGGGCCTGCTGCCGCCCGGACCCAAGCGGTACGACATCGCGGCCAAGCTCCACGCGGGAGGTGCACAGTGA
- a CDS encoding ABC transporter ATP-binding protein, with the protein MTLLSVDNLSKSFGGLMAVNDVTFEVEKGSIVGLIGPNGAGKTTVFNLITGNYQPNTGTVLFDGQNLVGLPTHTIVEKGIARTFQTIRLFQNMTVLENVLAGVHCRMRAGCIAAMLRTPAQRREEEEAMRQAMSELEFVGLAREWQNKAKNLSYGNQRLLEIARALATKPKLIVLDEPAGGMNDQETQELISLIRAIQDRGITVLLIEHDMGLVMRVCSSLVVLEHGAKIASGTPAEIQSNPRVIEAYLGADSE; encoded by the coding sequence GTGACCCTTCTGTCCGTCGACAACCTGAGCAAGAGCTTCGGTGGCCTCATGGCCGTGAACGACGTCACCTTCGAGGTGGAGAAAGGCAGCATCGTCGGCCTCATCGGCCCCAACGGCGCGGGCAAGACCACGGTCTTCAACCTCATTACAGGCAACTACCAGCCCAACACGGGCACGGTCCTCTTCGACGGTCAGAACCTCGTCGGACTGCCCACCCACACCATCGTGGAAAAGGGCATCGCGCGCACGTTCCAGACCATCCGCCTGTTCCAGAACATGACGGTTCTGGAGAACGTCCTGGCCGGAGTCCACTGCCGCATGCGCGCGGGGTGCATCGCGGCCATGCTGCGTACGCCCGCACAGCGCCGGGAAGAGGAAGAGGCCATGCGGCAGGCCATGTCGGAACTGGAATTCGTGGGCCTGGCCAGGGAATGGCAGAACAAGGCAAAGAACCTGTCCTACGGCAACCAGCGTCTCCTGGAGATCGCCCGCGCCCTGGCCACCAAGCCCAAGCTCATCGTGCTCGACGAACCCGCCGGCGGCATGAACGACCAGGAGACACAGGAACTCATCAGCCTCATCCGCGCCATCCAGGACCGCGGCATCACGGTGCTCCTGATCGAACACGACATGGGGCTGGTCATGCGCGTCTGCTCGTCCCTGGTGGTGCTGGAGCACGGGGCCAAGATCGCCTCCGGAACCCCCGCTGAAATCCAGTCCAATCCACGGGTCATCGAAGCCTATCTCGGCGCCGACTCCGAATAA
- a CDS encoding branched-chain amino acid ABC transporter substrate-binding protein, with amino-acid sequence MKKKLFTLGFLTLALVALTLGSAWAKTVRIGLMCPLTGSWASEGQDMKQIVELLAAETNKAGGINGDQVEIVIEDDGGDPRQAALAATRLTTKEISSVIGTYGSSVTEASQNIYAESGILQVATGSTAIRLSEKNLPLFFRTCPRDDEQGMVAAKTLGALGYSKIAILHDNTSYAKGLADEAKSLLEKEGKTIAFFDALTPGERDYNAILTKLKSAAPDVVFFTGYYPEAGMLLRQKMEMGWNVPMLGGDATNNPDLVKIAGNKAADGYMFLSPPVPADLDTPEAKAFMEAYKAKYGTAPGSVWAVLAGDAYRVIVEAIAKSKETSGEKLAAYLRTQLKDFSGLTGKISFNDKGDRVGDLYRVYKVDAAGAFVLQP; translated from the coding sequence ATGAAGAAAAAGTTGTTCACACTTGGATTCCTGACCCTGGCCCTCGTGGCGCTGACCCTGGGGTCGGCCTGGGCGAAGACCGTCCGCATCGGCCTCATGTGTCCCCTGACGGGCTCCTGGGCCAGCGAAGGCCAGGACATGAAGCAGATCGTCGAGTTGCTCGCGGCCGAGACCAACAAGGCCGGAGGCATTAACGGAGACCAGGTCGAGATCGTCATCGAGGACGACGGCGGCGATCCGCGCCAGGCCGCCCTGGCAGCCACCCGCCTGACCACCAAGGAAATTTCCTCCGTCATCGGCACCTACGGTTCCTCCGTGACCGAAGCCTCCCAGAACATCTACGCCGAATCCGGCATCCTGCAGGTCGCCACGGGTTCCACGGCTATCCGCCTGTCCGAGAAGAACCTGCCCCTCTTTTTCCGTACCTGCCCCCGCGACGACGAGCAGGGCATGGTCGCCGCCAAGACCCTGGGCGCCCTGGGCTACTCCAAGATCGCCATCCTGCATGACAACACCTCCTACGCCAAGGGCCTGGCCGACGAAGCCAAGTCCCTGCTCGAAAAGGAAGGCAAGACCATCGCCTTCTTCGACGCCCTGACCCCCGGCGAGCGCGACTACAACGCCATCCTGACCAAGCTCAAATCCGCCGCCCCCGACGTCGTCTTCTTCACCGGCTACTACCCCGAAGCCGGCATGCTGCTGCGCCAGAAGATGGAAATGGGCTGGAACGTGCCCATGCTCGGCGGCGACGCCACCAACAACCCCGACCTCGTCAAGATCGCCGGCAACAAGGCTGCCGACGGCTACATGTTCCTGAGCCCGCCCGTGCCGGCCGACCTCGACACCCCCGAAGCCAAGGCTTTCATGGAAGCCTACAAGGCCAAGTACGGCACCGCTCCCGGCTCCGTCTGGGCCGTGCTGGCCGGCGACGCCTACCGCGTCATCGTCGAAGCCATCGCCAAGTCCAAGGAAACCTCCGGCGAAAAGCTCGCCGCTTACCTCAGGACCCAGCTCAAGGATTTCTCCGGCCTGACCGGCAAGATCTCCTTCAACGATAAGGGCGACCGCGTGGGCGACCTGTACCGCGTGTACAAGGTCGACGCCGCCGGCGCCTTCGTCCTGCAGCCGTAA